From the Daucus carota subsp. sativus chromosome 8, DH1 v3.0, whole genome shotgun sequence genome, one window contains:
- the LOC108199046 gene encoding KIN17-like protein: MKAKGLQKLKYYCQMCRKSFRDENGFKCHCLSDGHVRQMELFGQNPNGIIESFSEEFEASFLECVRRRCRGGSVAANVVYNEIVSDRHHVHMNATRWSTLHEFVRYLGRSGKCRVEERREGWFVGCVDRGSGRKRVRVDEEREEWGVRRQIERACEEVRVDQVGVEEQFKVLRRDRGDNRKVKIRITKNVDNVKRKEGLRVMVIEEDGIESKGAKLEECSDGALGELMREQEEAKERRRRKDYWLCEGIVVKVMSKALAEKGYYKQKGVVRKVIDKYVAEIEMIEKKHLLRVDQEELETVIPQVGAIVRIVNGAYCGSNAKLLAVDTSEFCAKVQIEKGLYGGRVLPAIEYEDICKIL, encoded by the exons ATGAAAGCCAAAGGGCTTCAGAAACTGAAGTACTATTGTCAGATGTGTCGAAAGAGTTTTCGAGATGAGAATGGGTTCAAGTGCCATTGTTTAAGTGATGGTCACGTAAGACAGATGGAGCTTTTCGGACAAAACCCTAATGGGATTATCGAGAGTTTCTCGGAGGAGTTTGAGGCTAGCTTCTTGGAGTGTGTGAGGAGGAGGTGCAGGGGTGGGAGCGTTGCGGCGAATGTGGTGTATAATGAGATAGTCAGTGATCGACACCACGTGCATATGAATGCGACTAGGTGGAGTACGTTGCATGAGTTTGTTAGGTATTTGGGGAGGTCCGGGAAGTGTAGGGTTGAGGAGAGGAGGGAGGGGTGGTTTGTTGGTTGTGTTGATCGAGGTTCGGGGAGGAAGAGGGTTAGGGTGGATGAGGAGAGGGAGGAGTGGGGAGTGAGGAGGCAGATTGAGAGGGCTTGTGAAGAGGTGAGGGTTGATCAGGTTGGAGTGGAGGAGCAATTTAAGGTTTTGAGAAGGGATCGAGGTGATAATAGGAAGGTTAAGATTAGGATCACGAAGAATGTGGACAATGTGAAGAGAAAGGAGGGTTTGAGAGTGATGGTAATTGAGGAGGATGGAATTGAGAGTAAGGGCGCGAAATTGGAGGAATGTAGTGATGGAGCTTTGGGTGAATTGATGAGAGAGCAAGAGGAGGCGAAGGAGAGGAGGAGAAGGAAGGATTATTGGTTATGTGAGGGAATCGTTGTGAAGGTTATGAGTAAGGCTTTGGCGGAGAAGGGTTATTATAAGCAAAAGGGTGTGGTTCGTAAAGTGATTGATAAGTATGTTGCAGAGATTGAGATGATTGAGAAGAAGCATTTGCTGAGAGTGGATCAAGAAGAGCTCGAGACAGTGATACCCCAAGTTGGGGCAATTGTGAGGATTGTTAATGGTGCATATTGTGGATCTAATGCCAAGTTATTAGCGGTTGATACAAGTGAGTTTTGTGCAAAG GTGCAGATTGAGAAAGGGTTGTATGGTGGAAGGGTTCTGCCAGCAATTGAGTACGAAGATATATGCAAAATTCTGTAG
- the LOC108197689 gene encoding phosphoribosylglycinamide formyltransferase, chloroplastic isoform X2 translates to MEAQAINPHFPTTLNSKNRNFMAKITCFPQSPTWVSCKSHNLSFVPEFGTSLKKDLSLRSSCVVKAKVGSDGGEELGEGVSRKNLAVFVSGGGSNFRSIHEAILDGRINGDIVVLVASKAECGGANYARNKGIPVIVFPKTKSGSEGLSPHDLVSALRKFKVDNVLLAGFLKLIPAELIRAYPKSILNIHPSLLPSFGGKGYYGMKVHRAVIASGVRYSGPTIHFVDEHYDTGRILAQRVVPVLVTDTAEELAARVLQEVFEF, encoded by the exons ATGGAAGCTCAAGCCATAAATCCTCATTTTCCCACAACTCTAAACTCTAAAAATCGTAACTTTATGGCAAAAATCACTTGCTTTCCTCAATCCCCAACTTGGGTTTCATGTAAAAGTCACAATCTTTCGTTTGTTCCAGAATTTGGAACCTCTTTGAAGAAGGATTTAAGTTTGAGAAGCAGCTGTGTTGTAAAAGCAAAGGTGGGTAGTGATGGTGGTGAGGAATTGGGAGAAGGGGTTAGCAGGAAAAATCTGGCTGTTTTTGTATCCGGGGGCGGTTCGAATTTTCGGTCTATTCATGAGGCCATTCTTGATGGAAGAATTAATGGGGATATTGTTGTTTTGGTGGCAAGTAAAGCTG AATGTGGAGGTGCAAATTATGCAAGAAACAAGGGAATACCTGTCATTGTATTCCCTAAAACCAAAAGTGGATCTGAAGGTTTATCTCCACATGATCTCGTAAGTGCTCTGAG GAAGTTTAAAGTCGACAATGTTCTGTTAGCTGGATTTTTGAAGCTTATACCAGCTGAGTTGATTCGTGCTTATCCGAAGTCCATACTAAACATCCATCCCTCTCTTCTTCCATCTTTTGGAGGTAAAGGTTACTATGGTATGAAGGTGCATAGGGCTGTCATCGCTTCTGGAGTAAG ATACTCAGGGCCCACAATCCATTTTGTTGATGAACATTATGACACGGGACGTATCCTTGCCCAGAGAGTCGTTCCAGTGCTTGTTACTGACACGGCAGAGGAGCTGGCTGCAAGAGTTCTTCAAGAGGTCTTCGAATTTTGA
- the LOC108197689 gene encoding phosphoribosylglycinamide formyltransferase, chloroplastic isoform X1 yields the protein MEAQAINPHFPTTLNSKNRNFMAKITCFPQSPTWVSCKSHNLSFVPEFGTSLKKDLSLRSSCVVKAKVGSDGGEELGEGVSRKNLAVFVSGGGSNFRSIHEAILDGRINGDIVVLVASKAECGGANYARNKGIPVIVFPKTKSGSEGLSPHDLVSALRKFKVDNVLLAGFLKLIPAELIRAYPKSILNIHPSLLPSFGGKGYYGMKVHRAVIASGVRYSGPTIHFVDEHYDTGRILAQRVVPVLVTDTAEELAARVLQEEHQVYVEVAAALCEERIIWREDGVPLIRSKDDPDKFS from the exons ATGGAAGCTCAAGCCATAAATCCTCATTTTCCCACAACTCTAAACTCTAAAAATCGTAACTTTATGGCAAAAATCACTTGCTTTCCTCAATCCCCAACTTGGGTTTCATGTAAAAGTCACAATCTTTCGTTTGTTCCAGAATTTGGAACCTCTTTGAAGAAGGATTTAAGTTTGAGAAGCAGCTGTGTTGTAAAAGCAAAGGTGGGTAGTGATGGTGGTGAGGAATTGGGAGAAGGGGTTAGCAGGAAAAATCTGGCTGTTTTTGTATCCGGGGGCGGTTCGAATTTTCGGTCTATTCATGAGGCCATTCTTGATGGAAGAATTAATGGGGATATTGTTGTTTTGGTGGCAAGTAAAGCTG AATGTGGAGGTGCAAATTATGCAAGAAACAAGGGAATACCTGTCATTGTATTCCCTAAAACCAAAAGTGGATCTGAAGGTTTATCTCCACATGATCTCGTAAGTGCTCTGAG GAAGTTTAAAGTCGACAATGTTCTGTTAGCTGGATTTTTGAAGCTTATACCAGCTGAGTTGATTCGTGCTTATCCGAAGTCCATACTAAACATCCATCCCTCTCTTCTTCCATCTTTTGGAGGTAAAGGTTACTATGGTATGAAGGTGCATAGGGCTGTCATCGCTTCTGGAGTAAG ATACTCAGGGCCCACAATCCATTTTGTTGATGAACATTATGACACGGGACGTATCCTTGCCCAGAGAGTCGTTCCAGTGCTTGTTACTGACACGGCAGAGGAGCTGGCTGCAAGAGTTCTTCAAGAG GAACATCAAGTATACGTGGAGGTAGCTGCAGCTTTGTGCGAAGAACGGATTATCTGGAGGGAAGATGGTGTTCCTCTAATCCGGAGCAAGGACGACCCTGATAAATTTAGTTAG